A DNA window from Acidobacteriota bacterium contains the following coding sequences:
- a CDS encoding C25 family cysteine peptidase produces the protein MSKRFGRLMKRISTATAAFKITRIISLTIGLSLSVGSGAWLIPLRVSQAQVGSDARLYLDTSQSPVSDPAQQPTGTAKKPKPQTKAKRNRYQTVAHSRRPMLSKKMLSGIRLRMNQQLMAQKTSAKSPDNGYQRPSVKDQMATNAPQRGSSASGVGGVRRSSPLLIFPKSTSRFSIAKAPGVLKTDDELAAEKLKAQSEPQLTASGEVIEARSYDIEPVKPSEFNGDVRNLPSVPSGERLGRELEGPTPTKKAPENPPDVETPTIPLAPMPSPTVNFAGLSFNSSVIGGQAGAGWPPDINGDVGSSHYIMAVNNAYAIYNKTGTQLAAFTENSLWSGQGIGTPCAANNQGDPVVIYDQFADRWILTHFAFQVVGAALVGPYYQCFAVSKTNDPVSGGWWFYAVRMDTGASGQPPINALADYAKFGNWNDGCLYMGANMFGSNGNIYSGIAFASLNKSDMYSGATLRGALGFISGNTNFSVFPSNISGAKLPASLPPAGTPNYFVGESVTDFTFEVRKFTPGANCQGGTMSGITSVTQTAYNFNLPNVPQPNTTNTLDTVGDRIMQKVQYRRVGSAESLWVVHNVNVSGSTNRIQWAQINVTGGTIVTTSVQQQIYAPDTTLHRWMGSIAADNQGNMAVGYSTSNGTSPNFPSIAYSGRLAGDPLNTLPQTEVQLVAGAGSQTNNCGGAPCHRWGDYTAMSIDPVDDCTFWYTNMYYINQTNGSSGNWNTRVGAFKFPGCTAPTVAKVRSFTAKGFDDGQVLLQWQSDYEVDNLGFNVYREVNGQRTKITHSIIAGSALTAGAGVEMKSGRVYAWKDQLTGVDGKVSYWLEDLDLNGKHTLTGPIAISENRGARPTTEQSKLLVSLGQPQEQMNFAQGSNPIERLAQPVTVTPAMIQTQSGLANNRAVKIGVRHEGWYRLTPGELAAAGLDTNADPRKLQLFVDGQPVPFLVKGELDGRLDASDTIEFYGLGLDNTVTNERVYWLVNGATTGARIKSAKISGGVAGTTRFQSAVEHKDRTLYFSALKNGEAENFFGALINSTGVDQTLNLTNLATSPTGTATLGVNVQGVTNTAHQVQVLLNGKAVGTLTFNGQAAATQSINLPQAGLNQGSNQVRLVALGGSADISLVDKITLTYWRKYAAESNQLRCTASGGEQITLTGFTSTDIRVLDVTNPNNPQELTGTLSGSKNAATITLTVAGAGTRQLYAFTGEQARSVMPKTNQPSNWRQNNRSADYLIITRRELQQSFEPLAAFRRSKGLTVAMVDVEDLYDEFNFGNQSPQAIKDFLAFTKSNWAVAPRYVLLGGDGTYDYKNYLGFGDDNIVPTKLIDTQYMETASDDWFVDFSNQGLPEMAIGRLPARNASEAARLVAKIISYDNQTAANQLLLVSDLTDGFDFSNGNNELRPLVPTNLAVTEIKRGTADDATLHKELIEAINSGLKVVNYSGHGSLSVWRGGLLSNEDASALINNQNLALFVSMNCLNGYYVNPEIDSLAERLLNAQGGACAIWASSGLCEPGGQAQLNKEFYRQLFGSTPMTLGEAAMRAKAFIADPDIRKTWTLLGDPAMQLR, from the coding sequence ATGAGCAAAAGATTTGGGCGTTTAATGAAAAGGATTTCAACGGCTACTGCCGCATTCAAAATCACGAGAATAATCTCCCTGACCATTGGTCTCAGTTTGTCTGTCGGCAGTGGGGCGTGGTTAATCCCTTTGCGCGTGAGTCAGGCGCAGGTGGGGAGCGATGCCCGGCTGTACCTCGATACTTCGCAATCCCCGGTTTCTGACCCTGCACAACAACCGACTGGCACAGCAAAAAAGCCAAAGCCACAAACCAAAGCCAAAAGAAATCGCTACCAAACCGTAGCTCATTCACGCCGCCCGATGCTCAGTAAAAAGATGCTGAGCGGCATACGTCTGCGGATGAATCAACAACTGATGGCACAAAAAACTTCGGCGAAATCACCGGACAATGGTTATCAGCGTCCTTCTGTAAAAGACCAGATGGCGACCAATGCGCCGCAGCGTGGCAGCAGCGCAAGCGGCGTAGGTGGCGTTCGTCGTTCCAGTCCTTTGCTCATCTTTCCGAAATCCACTTCACGTTTTTCCATCGCCAAAGCGCCCGGTGTACTCAAAACCGATGACGAATTAGCCGCCGAAAAATTAAAAGCGCAAAGTGAACCGCAACTCACGGCAAGCGGCGAGGTAATCGAAGCGCGCTCTTATGACATTGAACCGGTGAAGCCCAGCGAATTTAACGGTGATGTTCGCAACCTGCCATCTGTTCCTTCAGGAGAAAGGTTGGGGCGAGAATTGGAAGGCCCGACGCCGACCAAGAAAGCGCCCGAAAATCCGCCCGATGTTGAAACACCGACAATTCCTTTGGCACCAATGCCAAGTCCGACGGTCAACTTCGCGGGATTGAGTTTTAATTCGTCAGTTATCGGCGGACAGGCAGGCGCGGGTTGGCCACCAGACATTAACGGTGATGTCGGTTCCAGTCACTACATTATGGCGGTCAATAATGCCTATGCTATTTACAACAAGACCGGGACGCAACTCGCGGCTTTTACGGAAAATTCCTTATGGAGCGGGCAGGGAATCGGCACACCTTGCGCCGCTAATAATCAGGGCGACCCGGTTGTCATTTATGACCAGTTTGCTGACCGCTGGATACTCACCCATTTCGCTTTCCAGGTTGTTGGCGCAGCCCTCGTCGGTCCCTATTATCAATGTTTCGCGGTTTCCAAGACCAACGACCCGGTTTCCGGTGGTTGGTGGTTCTATGCTGTTCGTATGGACACAGGTGCATCCGGGCAACCACCTATAAATGCGCTTGCTGACTATGCGAAATTCGGAAATTGGAATGACGGATGCCTTTACATGGGAGCCAATATGTTCGGCAGCAATGGCAATATCTATTCAGGCATTGCCTTTGCCTCGCTTAATAAATCGGATATGTATAGCGGGGCGACGCTGAGAGGTGCGTTAGGATTTATCAGCGGAAACACTAATTTTTCAGTATTTCCCAGTAACATTAGTGGCGCAAAGCTCCCAGCCTCATTACCGCCTGCCGGTACTCCAAATTATTTTGTCGGAGAATCGGTGACTGATTTTACTTTTGAGGTAAGAAAATTTACTCCGGGCGCAAACTGTCAAGGCGGCACGATGAGCGGCATTACCTCTGTAACTCAAACCGCTTACAATTTCAACTTGCCAAATGTGCCGCAACCAAACACCACGAATACTTTGGATACGGTTGGTGACCGCATTATGCAAAAGGTGCAGTATCGCCGCGTAGGAAGTGCTGAATCGCTTTGGGTAGTTCATAACGTTAATGTCTCAGGCAGCACAAACCGCATCCAATGGGCGCAAATCAATGTCACTGGCGGGACGATTGTTACCACGTCTGTTCAACAACAAATTTATGCGCCGGATACCACACTCCACCGTTGGATGGGGAGTATTGCTGCCGACAACCAAGGCAACATGGCAGTCGGTTACAGCACCTCAAACGGAACAAGTCCGAATTTTCCGAGCATCGCTTATTCAGGGCGTTTGGCAGGTGACCCGCTCAACACCTTGCCGCAAACTGAAGTTCAACTTGTTGCCGGGGCAGGCTCACAAACCAACAATTGCGGAGGTGCGCCCTGTCATCGCTGGGGAGATTATACGGCGATGAGTATTGACCCGGTTGATGATTGCACCTTCTGGTACACCAACATGTACTACATCAACCAGACCAACGGATCATCTGGAAATTGGAATACCCGCGTCGGGGCATTTAAATTTCCCGGTTGTACTGCGCCGACCGTGGCAAAGGTGCGAAGCTTTACCGCCAAGGGATTTGATGATGGGCAGGTCTTGTTGCAATGGCAAAGCGATTATGAAGTGGATAATCTCGGCTTCAATGTTTACCGCGAAGTCAACGGGCAACGCACGAAAATCACCCACTCCATCATTGCCGGTTCGGCGTTGACTGCGGGCGCAGGCGTGGAAATGAAATCCGGGCGCGTGTATGCCTGGAAAGACCAATTGACAGGCGTGGATGGCAAAGTGAGTTACTGGCTGGAAGACCTAGACCTCAACGGCAAGCACACCTTAACCGGACCCATCGCCATTAGCGAAAATCGCGGCGCGAGACCAACCACCGAACAATCAAAATTGCTCGTGAGTCTCGGACAACCGCAAGAGCAAATGAATTTTGCGCAAGGCAGCAATCCGATTGAACGACTCGCGCAACCGGTGACAGTAACGCCGGCGATGATACAGACCCAATCAGGACTGGCGAATAATCGTGCCGTGAAAATCGGCGTAAGACATGAAGGCTGGTATCGCTTGACCCCAGGCGAACTGGCGGCTGCGGGACTTGATACCAATGCCGACCCGCGTAAATTGCAACTGTTTGTTGATGGGCAACCGGTGCCGTTTCTGGTCAAAGGTGAACTGGATGGACGGTTAGATGCCAGCGACACGATTGAATTTTATGGACTCGGACTCGACAACACTGTGACCAATGAACGGGTTTACTGGCTGGTAAACGGCGCAACTACGGGTGCGCGCATCAAGTCCGCAAAAATTTCCGGTGGCGTCGCCGGAACGACCCGGTTCCAATCCGCTGTTGAGCATAAAGACCGCACACTCTATTTCTCGGCTCTCAAAAATGGCGAAGCCGAAAATTTCTTTGGCGCGTTAATCAATAGCACAGGGGTTGACCAGACTTTGAACCTAACCAATCTCGCCACCTCACCAACCGGCACCGCGACCCTCGGGGTGAATGTCCAGGGTGTGACCAACACCGCGCATCAGGTGCAGGTTCTCTTAAACGGTAAGGCGGTCGGCACGCTAACCTTTAACGGACAGGCAGCCGCTACACAATCCATCAACCTGCCACAAGCCGGATTAAATCAAGGGAGCAATCAGGTGCGCCTAGTTGCCCTGGGCGGCAGCGCGGATATTTCTCTGGTTGATAAAATCACCCTGACTTACTGGCGCAAGTATGCCGCCGAAAGCAATCAATTGCGATGTACGGCAAGCGGCGGCGAGCAGATTACCTTGACCGGATTCACCTCAACCGACATTCGCGTACTGGATGTCACAAACCCGAATAATCCGCAAGAACTCACCGGAACATTAAGCGGCAGTAAAAATGCCGCGACCATTACGCTGACGGTTGCCGGAGCCGGAACGCGCCAACTTTATGCCTTTACCGGCGAGCAGGCGCGAAGCGTTATGCCTAAAACCAACCAGCCCTCAAACTGGCGACAAAACAATCGCAGCGCCGATTATCTGATTATCACGCGCCGCGAGCTACAGCAAAGCTTTGAACCGCTTGCCGCCTTTCGTCGAAGCAAGGGATTAACTGTCGCGATGGTCGATGTCGAAGACCTCTATGACGAATTCAATTTCGGCAATCAATCACCGCAAGCCATAAAAGATTTTCTGGCTTTTACCAAGTCGAATTGGGCGGTGGCTCCGCGCTATGTATTGCTTGGCGGCGATGGCACCTACGACTACAAAAACTATTTAGGTTTTGGCGATGACAATATCGTGCCCACCAAATTGATTGATACGCAATATATGGAAACCGCTTCCGACGATTGGTTTGTCGATTTCAGCAACCAGGGTTTGCCGGAGATGGCAATCGGGCGATTGCCCGCACGAAATGCCAGCGAAGCCGCGCGGTTAGTCGCTAAAATCATCAGCTACGATAATCAGACCGCCGCAAACCAGTTGTTGTTGGTTAGCGATTTGACTGACGGTTTTGATTTTTCAAACGGCAACAACGAACTTCGTCCTCTAGTGCCGACAAATCTTGCGGTAACCGAAATCAAGCGCGGCACCGCCGATGATGCGACTTTGCATAAGGAATTGATTGAGGCAATCAATAGCGGTCTGAAGGTTGTCAATTACAGCGGTCACGGCTCGCTCAGTGTATGGCGAGGCGGGTTGCTGTCAAACGAGGACGCCAGCGCATTAATCAATAACCAGAATCTGGCATTGTTCGTCTCCATGAATTGTTTGAATGGCTATTATGTCAACCCTGAGATTGATAGTCTCGCCGAGCGCCTCCTCAATGCTCAGGGCGGCGCCTGTGCGATTTGGGCATCGTCAGGACTATGCGAACCGGGCGGGCAGGCGCAGTTGAATAAAGAATTCTATCGCCAGTTGTTCGGGTCGACACCGATGACGCTTGGGGAAGCGGCGATGCGCGCCAAAGCATTTATCGCTGACCCGGATATCCGTAAAACCTGGACCTTGCTGGGCGACCCGGCAATGCAGTTGCGTTAA
- the lptE gene encoding LPS assembly lipoprotein LptE, whose amino-acid sequence MVKPVILVILIFITADVCGYKRAGQGNSLPKDIKILAVPIFQNSSLKYRVEGRFTNAVIEEILKRARALKVTTTTEDADATLTGDIRAFRARGTILDQQGRTRVWNVRIIISVTVRDNLRRKILYQNPRLTFESEYELSDDPDSFFNEENAAVDRIAKDFAQTIVSTIMEGK is encoded by the coding sequence ATGGTCAAACCGGTTATTCTCGTCATCTTGATTTTTATTACAGCGGATGTCTGCGGTTATAAACGCGCAGGGCAAGGCAACAGTTTGCCGAAAGACATCAAAATTCTGGCTGTCCCGATATTTCAAAATTCCAGTTTGAAATATCGCGTCGAAGGTCGTTTTACCAATGCGGTAATTGAAGAAATTCTTAAACGCGCCCGCGCTTTAAAAGTCACCACGACCACCGAAGATGCCGATGCAACGCTCACCGGCGACATTCGCGCCTTTCGCGCGCGTGGCACCATTCTCGACCAACAGGGGCGCACCCGCGTCTGGAATGTTCGCATCATCATCAGCGTGACGGTGCGCGATAATTTGCGGCGAAAAATTCTTTATCAAAACCCGCGCCTGACCTTTGAAAGCGAATATGAACTCTCGGACGACCCCGACTCGTTTTTCAACGAAGAGAATGCTGCGGTTGACCGCATCGCCAAAGATTTCGCGCAAACCATTGTCTCGACGATTATGGAAGGAAAGTGA
- the holA gene encoding DNA polymerase III subunit delta, with protein MATGRTKKKIDGISYDDLRKQIKAGHLESLYLFVGEEDYFQDRAVTLLKNSLDEGMRLFNFNSFTVGESVGGNRTTITQAIDNANQLPMMANRRITIIREFDKLKEEELDFVLDYLKHPSPTTTVVFRAVSLDQRRKITAALMKSCTVVTFDKLTDAEASRKAEEYLRWRGCRIEPAALSHLINLVGTHMGRLVNELEKLAAYAEGGFINNAAIQELVPRAREHSSFELWDAIMDRDRKRGLRLMHRLLDDKTEPLAIVGALGGLYRRMLSAKDLIARHAAFEDVAKATGQYGVRAKEFITKLNRMSRDSIVYGIRRIAQVDLAIKSSEATPRLQLEFLIAELTMPEKSRMI; from the coding sequence ATGGCAACCGGCAGAACCAAGAAAAAAATTGACGGCATCAGTTATGACGACCTGCGCAAACAGATAAAAGCCGGGCATCTCGAATCGCTTTATCTGTTTGTTGGCGAAGAAGACTATTTTCAAGACCGCGCCGTTACGCTTTTGAAAAATTCGCTTGATGAAGGCATGCGGCTGTTCAATTTCAATTCCTTCACGGTCGGCGAATCCGTAGGCGGCAATCGCACAACCATCACCCAGGCTATCGACAATGCCAATCAATTGCCGATGATGGCAAATCGCCGCATCACCATCATTCGCGAGTTCGATAAGCTCAAAGAAGAGGAACTCGATTTCGTCCTCGATTATTTGAAACACCCGTCGCCCACCACAACTGTGGTGTTTCGCGCTGTGTCCTTAGACCAGCGGCGCAAAATTACCGCCGCGCTGATGAAATCCTGTACAGTTGTCACCTTTGACAAACTCACCGATGCCGAGGCATCGCGCAAAGCCGAAGAGTATCTGCGCTGGCGAGGTTGTCGAATCGAACCGGCGGCGCTCAGTCACCTGATCAATCTTGTGGGAACCCACATGGGGCGACTGGTCAACGAACTGGAAAAACTGGCGGCTTATGCCGAAGGCGGCTTCATTAACAATGCGGCGATTCAGGAACTCGTGCCGCGCGCCCGCGAACATTCCAGCTTTGAACTCTGGGACGCGATTATGGATCGCGACCGCAAACGTGGACTTAGATTGATGCACCGTTTGCTGGATGATAAAACCGAACCGCTGGCGATTGTCGGCGCGCTTGGCGGACTCTATCGCCGTATGCTTTCGGCAAAAGATTTGATTGCCCGTCACGCGGCGTTTGAGGATGTCGCTAAAGCCACAGGGCAATATGGGGTACGGGCGAAAGAGTTCATTACCAAACTCAATCGCATGTCGCGTGACAGTATCGTTTATGGAATTCGGCGGATTGCCCAGGTCGATTTGGCAATCAAGAGTTCGGAAGCGACGCCAAGATTACAACTTGAATTTTTAATTGCAGAACTGACGATGCCTGAAAAGAGTCGAATGATTTAG
- the rpsT gene encoding 30S ribosomal protein S20 — MANHKSAVKRMRQTERKNEVNSRNRSALRTEIKKLRTALASGDAANAKSALTEAVSVIDKSVQKGVLHKNAAARHKSRLTASVNKLSA, encoded by the coding sequence ATGGCAAACCATAAATCAGCAGTGAAGCGCATGCGTCAAACCGAGCGCAAAAATGAAGTCAACAGCCGCAACCGCAGCGCGCTGCGCACCGAAATTAAGAAACTCCGCACCGCGCTTGCATCCGGCGATGCCGCAAATGCCAAATCTGCGCTGACCGAAGCGGTTTCAGTGATTGATAAATCGGTGCAAAAAGGCGTGCTTCATAAAAATGCGGCAGCCCGTCACAAATCGCGCCTGACCGCCAGCGTCAACAAACTCTCGGCGTAG